The following proteins are encoded in a genomic region of Columba livia isolate bColLiv1 breed racing homer chromosome 17, bColLiv1.pat.W.v2, whole genome shotgun sequence:
- the LOC102092280 gene encoding glutathione S-transferase theta-1 isoform X2 has product MGLELYLDLLSQPCRALYIFARSNNIPFEFKRVDLMKGQHRLEEFRKVNLLMQVPALKDGSFTLAESSWAPATTSSRRGPSWQRGASGWKKQWGSSSSRKPIKRS; this is encoded by the exons atggggctggagcTGTACCTGGACCTGCTCTCGCAGCCCTGCCGGGCGCTCTACATCTTCGCCCGCAGCAACAACATCCCCTTCGAGTTCAAGCGCGTGGACCTGATGAAGG GGCAGCACAGGTTGGAGGAGTTCCGGAAGGTGAATCTCCTGATGCAGGTGCCTGCGTTAAAGGACGGTTCTTTCACCTTAGCAGAGAG CTCGTGGGCGCCGGCCACAACATCTTCGAGGAGAGGCCCAAGTTGGCAGCGTGGCGCAAGCGGGTGGAAGAAGCAGTGGGGAAGCAGCTCTTCCAGGAAGCCCATCAAGCGATCTTGA
- the LOC102092463 gene encoding glutathione S-transferase theta-1 isoform X2, producing MRGGPGRQSRFSLPAGRAGRRRMGLELYLDLLSQPCRSIYIFARSNNIPFEFKQVELFKGPSNSDRASKVSLLKKVPALKDGDFTLAECTAILLYLSRKYNTPDHWYPSDIQKRARVDEYLSWHHANIRANAPKTMWIKLLIPLITGQPLPAEKLQEVMEGLFASLKQFEERFLQDKAFIIGSEISLADLVAIVELMQPVGVGCDIFEDRPRLLAWRRRVEDAVGKELFFQAHEMLLNIKELSNIQIDPQLKEHLTPLLMKMLK from the exons AtgcggggcggccccgggcggCAGAGCCGCTTCAGCCTCcccgcgggccgggccgggcggcgcaggatggggctggagcTGTACCTGGACCTGCTCTCGCAGCCCTGCCGCTCCATCTACATCTTCGCCCGGAGCAACAACATCCCCTTCGAGTTCAAGCAGGTGGAGCTCTTCAAAG GGCCATCAAACAGTGACAGAGCCAGCAAAGTCAGCCTCCTGAAGAAAGTACCAGCTCTAAAGGACGGAGACTTCACCCTAGCAGAATG CACGGCCATTCTGCTGTACCTGAGCCGAAAGTACAACACTCCTGACCACTGGTACCCATCAGACATACAAAAACGGGCCCGGGTAGATGAATACCTCTCATGGCATCATGCTAACATCCGGGCCAATGCTCCTAAGACCATGTGGATCAAG CTGCTGATTCCCCTCATCACagggcagcccctgcctgcTGAGAAGCTCCAGGAGGTTATGGAGGGGCTGTTCGCTTCCCTGAAGCAATTTGAGGAGAGGTTTCTGCAGGACAAGGCTTTTATCATTGGGAGCGAGATCTCTCTGGCAGATCTTGTGGCCATCGTGGAGCTGATGCAA CCTGTTGGAGTCGGTTGTGACATCTTTGAGGACAGACCCAGGCTGCTGGCGTGGCGCAGGCGggtggaggatgctgtggggaaagaGCTTTTCTTCCAAGCCCACGAGATGCTCCTCAATATCAAAGAACTGAGCAACATTCAGATCGATCCACAGCTGAAAGAACATCTGACACCTTTGTTGATGAAGATGTTGAAATGA
- the LOC102092463 gene encoding glutathione S-transferase theta-1 isoform X1, whose product MRGGPGRQSRFSLPAGRAGRRRMGLELYLDLLSQPCRSIYIFARSNNIPFEFKQVELFKDSVLGKKPAAGSGEEPSRAGPSNSDRASKVSLLKKVPALKDGDFTLAECTAILLYLSRKYNTPDHWYPSDIQKRARVDEYLSWHHANIRANAPKTMWIKLLIPLITGQPLPAEKLQEVMEGLFASLKQFEERFLQDKAFIIGSEISLADLVAIVELMQPVGVGCDIFEDRPRLLAWRRRVEDAVGKELFFQAHEMLLNIKELSNIQIDPQLKEHLTPLLMKMLK is encoded by the exons AtgcggggcggccccgggcggCAGAGCCGCTTCAGCCTCcccgcgggccgggccgggcggcgcaggatggggctggagcTGTACCTGGACCTGCTCTCGCAGCCCTGCCGCTCCATCTACATCTTCGCCCGGAGCAACAACATCCCCTTCGAGTTCAAGCAGGTGGAGCTCTTCAAAG ACTCGGTGCTGGGGAAGAAgccggcggcggggagcggcgaGGAGCCGTCCCGCGCAG GGCCATCAAACAGTGACAGAGCCAGCAAAGTCAGCCTCCTGAAGAAAGTACCAGCTCTAAAGGACGGAGACTTCACCCTAGCAGAATG CACGGCCATTCTGCTGTACCTGAGCCGAAAGTACAACACTCCTGACCACTGGTACCCATCAGACATACAAAAACGGGCCCGGGTAGATGAATACCTCTCATGGCATCATGCTAACATCCGGGCCAATGCTCCTAAGACCATGTGGATCAAG CTGCTGATTCCCCTCATCACagggcagcccctgcctgcTGAGAAGCTCCAGGAGGTTATGGAGGGGCTGTTCGCTTCCCTGAAGCAATTTGAGGAGAGGTTTCTGCAGGACAAGGCTTTTATCATTGGGAGCGAGATCTCTCTGGCAGATCTTGTGGCCATCGTGGAGCTGATGCAA CCTGTTGGAGTCGGTTGTGACATCTTTGAGGACAGACCCAGGCTGCTGGCGTGGCGCAGGCGggtggaggatgctgtggggaaagaGCTTTTCTTCCAAGCCCACGAGATGCTCCTCAATATCAAAGAACTGAGCAACATTCAGATCGATCCACAGCTGAAAGAACATCTGACACCTTTGTTGATGAAGATGTTGAAATGA
- the DDT gene encoding D-dopachrome decarboxylase, with the protein MPFLELDTSLPANRLPPALAQELCAAGAEILGKPAERVNVTVRSGLPMVLSGSAEPCAQLLVSSIGVVGSAEQNREHSARLFDFLTAKLGLGPERIVIRFFPLEPWQIGKNRTVMTFL; encoded by the exons ATGCCGTTCCTGGAGCTCGACACCAGCCTGCCGGCCAACCGGCTGCCGCCGGCGCTGGCCCAGGAGCTCTGCGCCGCCGGCGCCGAAATCTTGGGCAAACCGGCGGAG CGGGTAAACGTGACGGTGCGGAGCGGGCTGCCCATGGTGCTGTCGGGCTCGGCCGAGCCGTGCGCGCAGCTGCTGGTGTCCTCCATCGGCGTGGTGGGCTCGGCGGAGCAGAACCGGGAGCACAGCGCCCGCCTCTTCGACTTCCTGACGGCGAAGCTGGGCCTCGGCCCCGAGCG GATTGTCATCCGCTTTTTCCCGCTGGAGCCCTGGCAGATCGGCAAGAACAGAACAGTCATGACATTCCTGTGA
- the LOC102092280 gene encoding glutathione S-transferase theta-1 isoform X1 codes for MGLELYLDLLSQPCRALYIFARSNNIPFEFKRVDLMKGQHRLEEFRKVNLLMQVPALKDGSFTLAESIAILLYLVRKFKTPDHWYPSDLQQRARVDEYLAWQHTRIREKERKVFLLKVFLPLITGEPLPPEKLQGAIEELNVVLNQFEEKFLQDKPFIAGKEVSLADLVAVVELMQLVGAGHNIFEERPKLAAWRKRVEEAVGKQLFQEAHQAILNVKNLTADQMAPEMREYTKQVLLIPVS; via the exons atggggctggagcTGTACCTGGACCTGCTCTCGCAGCCCTGCCGGGCGCTCTACATCTTCGCCCGCAGCAACAACATCCCCTTCGAGTTCAAGCGCGTGGACCTGATGAAGG GGCAGCACAGGTTGGAGGAGTTCCGGAAGGTGAATCTCCTGATGCAGGTGCCTGCGTTAAAGGACGGTTCTTTCACCTTAGCAGAGAG CATTGCAATCCTCCTGTACCTGGTGCGGAAATTCAAGACTCCTGATCACTGGTACCCGTCTGACCTGCAGCAAAGGGCCAGAGTTGATGAGTACCTGGCCTGGCAGCACACCAGGATTCgtgagaaggagagaaaggtgTTCCTTCTGAAG GTGTTTCTGCCTCTCATCACCGGCGAGCCACTCCCTCCAGAGAAGCTGCAAGGTGCTATTGAAGAGCTGAATGTTGTCCTGAACCAGTTTGAGGAGAAGTTCTTGCAGGACAAGCCCTTCATTGCAGGCAAAGAGGTCTCCCTGGCAGATCTCGTAGCAGTGGTGGAGCTCATGCAG CTCGTGGGCGCCGGCCACAACATCTTCGAGGAGAGGCCCAAGTTGGCAGCGTGGCGCAAGCGGGTGGAAGAAGCAGTGGGGAAGCAGCTCTTCCAGGAAGCCCATCAAGCGATCTTGAATGTCAAGAACTTGACTGCTGATcagatggcacccgagatgcggGAGTATACGAAGCAAGTGTTGCTAATCCCGGTCAGCTAG